The Desulfovibrio piger DNA segment CTGCCCGACAAGCTCGACCAGGCCATCGCCAAGCGCTCCCGCAACCCGCAGCGCACCTTCAACCAGATCCACCGCGGCACCACCCACTGGTTCGGCTGGTGGGTCGCCATCCTGCTGGTGGCCTGCAGCCATCTGGTGCCCCCGCACTGGCAGCCCGCCCTGCTGGGCATCGGTCTGGGCGGCATCAGCCATGTGGTGCTGGACATGCTGACCCCTTCGGGCATCCCCCTGCATCCCTTTTCCCGCAAGAACAAGCTCTCGTTCAAGGTCTGCTCCACGGGCAGCGTGGGCGAATATGTCTTTCTGGGCGTGATGCTCGTCCTGCTGGGCTTTTTGCTGGGCCCGGAAATGAAGGAACTCATCCGTCACGTTCGCCAGCTGGGCATGCCCGTACTGCATTTCTAGGTGTGGATAGAAGGGACGCGACTCTTTTTTCCTTCCTCTGTGCGGCGTATGCGCAATAAAAAAACCT contains these protein-coding regions:
- a CDS encoding metal-dependent hydrolase, which codes for MKWITHQTAGVGAALALHLPLEGVVAACLGAILPDKLDQAIAKRSRNPQRTFNQIHRGTTHWFGWWVAILLVACSHLVPPHWQPALLGIGLGGISHVVLDMLTPSGIPLHPFSRKNKLSFKVCSTGSVGEYVFLGVMLVLLGFLLGPEMKELIRHVRQLGMPVLHF